One segment of Podarcis muralis chromosome 17, rPodMur119.hap1.1, whole genome shotgun sequence DNA contains the following:
- the ATP5ME gene encoding ATP synthase F(0) complex subunit e, mitochondrial, with the protein MIPPVEVSPLIKFGRYSALLIGIVYGKKRYDYLKPIAEEERRIEAEEKKKREEMERIAKALAEASDDSILK; encoded by the exons ATGATCCCGCCGGTGGAGGTTTCCCCGCTGATCAAG TTTGGCAGGTATTCAGCACTGCTCATTGGGATAGTCTATGGAAAGAAAAGATATG ACTATTTGAAGCCTATTgctgaggaggaaaggagaatagaagcagaggagaagaagaagcgtGAGGAAATGGAACGAATTGCAAAAGCACTGGCAGAAG CTAGCGACGATTCAATACTGAAATAA